In Nonomuraea sp. NBC_00507, the following are encoded in one genomic region:
- a CDS encoding IS3 family transposase, protein MAAQGRRRLAPDRRASAPGRLADLRQHGREDHARAWAGRPPGQQAQEHHPPRLGPLARRRPAAARLSATAANRRWVGDGTEIPTGQGPLQLAAVSDLFSRRIVGYAISEHHDAALALGALQMAVAVRGGDVAGVVMHTDRGSEYTAGLFRQACRRLGVEQSMGRTGSALDNAPAEALFSSMEFELLRLAGPFDTHRQARAAVAAWVEDFNHERLHTANGLRPPVEFEQLDVAEQDKIRARIAEKKQARRKRRAAARQKDKKEAA, encoded by the coding sequence CTGGCGGCGCAAGGGCGCCGACGGCTCGCCCCGGATCGCCGAGCATCTGCGCCGGGAAGGCTGGCGGATCTCCGACAACACGGTCGCGAAGATCATGCGCGAGCATGGGCTGGCCGCCCGCCCGGGCAGCAAGCGCAAGAGCACCACCCGCCCAGGCTCGGGCCGCTGGCACGCCGGCGACCGGCTGCGGCGCGACTTTCGGCGACCGCGGCCAACCGGCGCTGGGTCGGGGACGGCACCGAGATCCCCACCGGCCAGGGCCCGCTGCAACTGGCGGCGGTCTCGGACCTGTTCTCCCGCCGCATCGTGGGCTACGCCATCAGCGAGCATCACGACGCCGCGCTGGCGCTGGGCGCGTTGCAGATGGCCGTGGCCGTGCGGGGCGGGGACGTGGCGGGGGTGGTCATGCACACCGACCGGGGCAGCGAGTACACCGCGGGCCTGTTCCGGCAGGCCTGCCGGCGGCTGGGAGTTGAGCAGTCGATGGGCCGCACCGGATCGGCGCTGGACAACGCGCCCGCCGAAGCGCTGTTTTCCTCGATGGAGTTCGAGCTGCTGCGCCTGGCCGGACCGTTCGACACGCACCGGCAGGCCCGCGCCGCGGTGGCCGCCTGGGTTGAGGACTTCAATCATGAGCGGTTGCATACCGCCAACGGTCTGCGCCCGCCGGTGGAGTTCGAGCAGCTGGACGTGGCTGAGCAGGACAAGATCCGCGCCCGGATCGCTGAGAAGAAGCAGGCTCGCCGCAAGCGCAGGGCCGCTGCGCGGCAGAAGGACAAGAAGGAGGCGGCATGA
- a CDS encoding transposase produces MAETRRRFDPDFRDGAVRIVEETGKSIAEVARDLGMNPGTLANWVNMARKRNALGNGGLDADERAELARLRKENAELRMERDVLKRSVVLWVKEATQR; encoded by the coding sequence ATGGCAGAGACACGACGGAGGTTCGATCCGGATTTCCGGGACGGTGCGGTCCGGATCGTGGAGGAGACCGGCAAGTCGATCGCTGAGGTGGCTCGTGATCTGGGGATGAACCCGGGAACGCTGGCCAACTGGGTGAACATGGCTCGCAAGCGGAATGCGCTGGGGAACGGCGGGCTGGATGCCGATGAGCGGGCCGAGCTGGCGCGGCTGCGCAAGGAGAACGCCGAGCTGCGGATGGAGCGTGATGTGCTCAAACGCAGCGTCGTCCTCTGGGTCAAGGAAGCGACGCAGCGGTAG
- a CDS encoding transposase, whose translation MLAFLHTGITNTGSEGTNHVIKITARDAHGFRNPENQRLRTRCTTTHAAAETPTGFPLVSLRHRLKRRGDGRDTTEVRSGFPGRCGPDRGGDRQVDR comes from the coding sequence ATTCTCGCCTTCCTCCACACCGGCATCACCAACACCGGCTCCGAAGGCACCAACCACGTCATCAAGATCACCGCCCGCGACGCCCACGGCTTCCGCAACCCCGAAAACCAACGCCTACGCACCCGCTGCACCACCACCCACGCGGCCGCGGAAACCCCGACTGGGTTTCCCCTCGTATCGTTGAGGCATCGCCTTAAGAGGAGGGGCGATGGCAGAGACACGACGGAGGTTCGATCCGGATTTCCGGGACGGTGCGGTCCGGATCGTGGAGGAGACCGGCAAGTCGATCGCTGA
- a CDS encoding ISAs1 family transposase → MAASSADCLSLLECFQRLRDPRDPRGVRHALASLLAGAAAAVLAGARSFTAIGEWIADAPAQVMAVLGVRRDPLSRAWQPPDESTVRRLFEQIDTDALDQAVCSWLAGRAATAGAFTDGTFTDGPARARRRAVAVDGKALRGTRNRGGEPVHLLAAFGHGSGLVLAQTDVDGKTNEITRFQPLLEPLDLADHVVTADALCRSRHKASYEDLRVMPTSLSGEVPGTVVVDGEIGIITTLPGRP, encoded by the coding sequence GTGGCCGCCTCCTCTGCCGACTGCCTCAGCCTGCTGGAGTGCTTCCAGCGACTTCGCGACCCCCGTGATCCGCGTGGTGTCCGACACGCACTGGCGTCGTTATTGGCCGGTGCCGCGGCTGCTGTGCTGGCCGGTGCGCGCTCGTTCACCGCGATCGGTGAATGGATCGCCGATGCCCCCGCCCAGGTGATGGCCGTCCTCGGGGTTCGGCGGGATCCGCTGAGCCGGGCATGGCAGCCGCCGGACGAGTCAACCGTGCGACGTCTGTTCGAGCAGATCGACACCGACGCCCTGGATCAGGCGGTCTGCTCCTGGCTGGCCGGGCGAGCCGCCACGGCTGGCGCCTTCACCGACGGCACCTTCACCGACGGCCCGGCTCGTGCGCGTCGCCGAGCCGTGGCCGTCGACGGCAAGGCACTGCGCGGCACACGCAACCGCGGCGGTGAGCCGGTCCATCTGCTGGCCGCCTTCGGCCACGGCAGCGGCCTGGTCCTCGCGCAGACCGACGTAGATGGCAAGACCAACGAGATCACCCGCTTCCAGCCCTTGCTGGAGCCTCTCGACCTGGCCGATCACGTGGTCACCGCCGATGCCTTATGCCGAAGTCGGCATAAGGCGTCTTATGAGGACCTGCGGGTTATGCCGACCTCGCTGTCCGGGGAGGTGCCTGGAACCGTTGTCGTGGACGGCGAGATCGGCATAATCACAACCCTTCCAGGAAGGCCATGA
- a CDS encoding tyrosine-type recombinase/integrase: protein MSTLASTVQAFFTDYLTRQRSASAHTIAAYRDALKLLLAFAAEQTGKQPSDLEIIDLDAPMAGAFLEHLEHDRGNGVRTRNARLAAIHALFRFAALRHLDHAAVIQRVLAIPPKRFDHRLVTYLTEPEITALLAAPDTTTWTGRRDHAMLVLALQTGLRVSELTALTRADIRLGTGAHVTCHGKGRKQRITPLTSTTTTVLRAWLAERPQAPADPLFPSRHGTAMSRDAVERRLAQYAGLAGRTQPTLNQKKISPHVLRHTAAMRLLAAGVDSTVIALWLGHESVATTQIYIHADLALKEKALARTAPLDTAPGRFRPSDTVMAFLEGL from the coding sequence ATGAGTACTCTGGCATCCACCGTGCAGGCGTTCTTCACCGATTACCTGACCCGGCAGCGCAGCGCCAGCGCGCACACCATCGCCGCCTACCGGGACGCGCTCAAGCTCTTACTGGCCTTTGCCGCTGAGCAGACCGGCAAGCAGCCCTCCGATCTTGAGATCATCGATCTGGATGCGCCGATGGCCGGCGCGTTTCTTGAGCACCTTGAGCACGACCGCGGCAACGGTGTCCGGACCCGCAACGCCCGACTGGCCGCGATCCACGCCCTGTTCCGCTTCGCGGCCCTGCGCCACCTCGACCACGCGGCCGTAATCCAGCGAGTACTGGCGATCCCGCCCAAGCGCTTCGACCACCGGCTGGTCACCTACCTCACCGAGCCCGAGATCACCGCGCTGCTCGCCGCACCAGACACCACCACCTGGACCGGACGCCGTGATCACGCCATGCTCGTTTTGGCCCTGCAGACCGGGCTGCGAGTCTCCGAGCTCACCGCGCTCACCCGAGCCGACATCCGCCTGGGAACCGGCGCTCACGTCACCTGCCACGGCAAGGGACGAAAACAACGCATCACCCCGCTGACCTCCACCACCACAACCGTGCTCCGCGCCTGGCTCGCCGAACGCCCCCAAGCCCCCGCCGACCCGCTCTTCCCCAGTCGGCATGGCACCGCGATGAGCCGCGACGCGGTGGAACGTCGACTGGCCCAGTACGCCGGACTCGCCGGGCGCACGCAGCCGACCCTGAACCAGAAGAAGATCTCACCCCACGTGCTGCGGCACACCGCCGCCATGCGGCTGCTCGCGGCTGGCGTCGACAGCACCGTCATCGCCCTATGGCTGGGCCACGAGAGCGTCGCCACCACCCAGATCTACATCCACGCCGACCTCGCGCTCAAGGAAAAGGCACTCGCCCGCACAGCGCCGTTGGATACCGCTCCCGGCCGCTTCCGTCCCTCCGACACCGTCATGGCCTTCCTGGAAGGGTTGTGA
- a CDS encoding tyrosine-type recombinase/integrase: MSDHVSRLHQRLEEYLAIRRAMGFKMERHAKLLRQFLEYLAASQATTVTVDHALAWAALPSSARPRWWAMRLSMVRGFAAHLHAIDPAHQIPPRGLIPSGHRHVVPYLYTDHEIAALARAAGQLPVPFPAATYQTLIRLLAVTGMRIGEAIRLDREDFDATLGVLSVRDTKFGKTRQLPLHPTTTAGLRDYLRLCDQVIPCPRSSALLLSTRGCRLRYNRVWEIFHALVIRAGLRSRSSGCTPRIHDLRHTFAVTTLLEWYRTGADVPAMLPRLSTYLGHTDPKHTYWYLSAAPELLALAADRLETHQEDPR; encoded by the coding sequence GTGAGCGACCACGTGAGCCGATTGCATCAGCGACTGGAGGAGTACCTGGCCATCCGCCGGGCCATGGGGTTCAAGATGGAGCGGCACGCCAAGCTGCTACGGCAGTTCCTGGAGTATCTCGCGGCGAGCCAAGCCACGACCGTTACCGTCGACCATGCTCTGGCCTGGGCGGCCTTGCCGAGCTCAGCGCGCCCGCGCTGGTGGGCGATGCGCCTGTCGATGGTCCGCGGTTTCGCGGCCCACCTGCATGCGATCGATCCAGCACATCAGATACCGCCCCGCGGGTTAATCCCCAGCGGCCACCGACACGTCGTTCCTTACCTCTATACCGATCACGAGATCGCCGCTTTGGCGCGGGCAGCCGGACAGTTGCCCGTCCCGTTCCCCGCCGCGACCTATCAGACCTTGATCCGGCTGCTGGCCGTCACCGGCATGCGCATCGGAGAAGCCATCCGGCTCGACCGCGAGGACTTCGACGCCACGCTCGGCGTGTTGTCGGTGCGCGACACCAAGTTCGGGAAGACCCGGCAGCTGCCGCTTCACCCGACGACTACCGCTGGGCTGCGGGACTACCTGCGGCTATGTGACCAGGTCATACCCTGCCCGCGATCATCTGCCCTGTTGCTGTCCACCCGGGGCTGCCGGTTGCGTTACAACCGGGTCTGGGAGATCTTCCACGCGCTGGTGATCCGCGCCGGGTTGAGGTCGCGGTCATCGGGATGCACCCCGCGCATTCACGACCTGAGACACACGTTCGCGGTCACCACCCTGCTGGAGTGGTATCGGACCGGGGCCGATGTTCCGGCGATGCTGCCGCGCCTGTCGACCTATCTCGGCCATACCGATCCCAAGCACACCTACTGGTATCTGTCCGCCGCTCCGGAGTTGCTCGCTCTCGCGGCCGACCGCCTCGAGACGCACCAGGAAGATCCCCGATGA
- a CDS encoding tyrosine-type recombinase/integrase gives MAGLSRWLGERGMDCSAVRTPLLKEFVADRRAGGCRDGLSLRALRPLTEYLQKIGIAPLPGREQALGPVESFLAEYAVYLARERGLVSATIQREADLIRPFLTGRIRDGRLNLETLTAVDVTAFILACGQNVAPATVQRTATALRSLLRFLHLRGVTGSSLVGAVPTAANWKLSGLPKYLTSEQVTRLLASCDLTTPVGRRDRAMLLMLTRLGLRAGEVATLRLNDIDWRRGEIVVRGKGNRHDRLPLPVDVGEAVVAYLSAGRPAPAKTRAVFVGIRAPHRPLTRGAVTQAVARASRRCGMGTIFAHRLRHTAATSMLHAGASLEEIGQVLRHQHAITTAQYAKVDYEGLRALARPWPGEST, from the coding sequence ATGGCGGGTCTCAGCCGGTGGCTGGGAGAACGCGGCATGGACTGTTCGGCGGTGCGTACGCCGCTGCTGAAGGAGTTCGTCGCTGATCGCCGGGCCGGCGGGTGTCGCGATGGGCTGTCACTACGGGCGCTGCGACCGCTGACGGAGTATCTGCAGAAGATCGGGATCGCGCCGTTGCCCGGGCGGGAGCAGGCGCTCGGGCCGGTGGAGTCGTTCCTGGCCGAGTACGCGGTCTATCTCGCTCGAGAACGCGGACTGGTCTCAGCCACCATCCAGCGTGAAGCGGACTTGATCCGTCCGTTCCTGACCGGACGGATCCGCGACGGGCGCCTCAATCTGGAGACACTGACTGCCGTCGATGTGACTGCGTTCATCCTGGCCTGCGGGCAGAACGTCGCACCGGCGACGGTGCAACGCACGGCTACGGCGCTTCGATCGCTGCTGCGATTCCTGCATCTGCGCGGAGTGACTGGCTCCTCACTGGTGGGAGCCGTGCCTACGGCCGCCAACTGGAAGCTGTCCGGGCTTCCCAAGTACCTCACCAGTGAGCAGGTCACTCGGCTACTCGCCTCGTGCGACCTGACCACCCCGGTCGGGCGGCGCGATCGGGCGATGTTGTTGATGCTGACCAGGTTGGGGCTGCGGGCCGGTGAGGTGGCCACTCTGCGCCTGAACGACATCGACTGGCGGCGGGGCGAGATCGTGGTGCGCGGCAAGGGAAACCGGCACGACCGTCTGCCGCTCCCAGTCGATGTCGGAGAGGCGGTGGTGGCCTACCTGAGCGCAGGTCGCCCGGCTCCGGCGAAAACCCGGGCGGTATTCGTCGGGATTCGTGCCCCGCACCGGCCCTTGACTCGTGGCGCGGTCACGCAGGCGGTGGCTCGCGCTTCCCGCCGCTGCGGCATGGGGACCATCTTCGCGCACCGACTGCGTCACACCGCGGCGACCAGCATGCTCCATGCCGGGGCGTCGCTGGAAGAGATCGGCCAGGTACTGCGTCATCAGCACGCGATCACCACCGCGCAATACGCCAAGGTCGACTACGAGGGACTCCGTGCGCTGGCTCGTCCCTGGCCCGGGGAGAGCACGTGA
- a CDS encoding ISAs1 family transposase: MRRPAHPARARHFPHRAKRAHYVLMVKKNQPSLYAQVKRLSWKQILVLHRERDRGHGREERRTLKVVTVTTGLLFPHAVQAMQIKRQVRDGRVGRWRTVTVYAITDLPAWQAPPADLAAWIRGHWNIENRLHYVRDVTYAEDHSQVRTGNAPRAMATLRIL, translated from the coding sequence ATAAGACGCCCTGCACACCCAGCGCGAGCACGCCACTTTCCTCATCGAGCAAAACGCGCGCACTACGTCTTGATGGTCAAGAAGAACCAGCCCAGCTTGTACGCGCAGGTCAAGCGGTTGTCCTGGAAACAGATCCTCGTACTGCACCGCGAACGCGACCGCGGGCACGGACGTGAGGAACGCCGCACCCTCAAAGTCGTCACCGTCACCACCGGACTGCTATTCCCTCACGCCGTCCAGGCGATGCAGATCAAACGCCAGGTAAGGGACGGCAGAGTGGGCAGATGGCGGACTGTGACCGTCTACGCGATCACCGATCTGCCCGCCTGGCAGGCCCCTCCCGCCGACCTGGCCGCATGGATCCGCGGCCACTGGAACATCGAGAACCGACTGCATTACGTCCGCGACGTCACGTACGCCGAAGACCACAGCCAGGTCCGTACCGGCAACGCGCCCCGCGCCATGGCCACCCTGCGCATTCTCTGA
- a CDS encoding site-specific integrase produces MLHRAAIIIAAKGGAVADITIGDVLELMDTEMTVHQRPMVDGTAFYRVLRQMGVFGAGVPDRLRELRSAGQRTPEELIDRYHLACRPIRDLLVDYLRERQPAIDYSTLRTLSADLANRFWKDLERHHPGIDSLNLPAEVAQAWKQRLRTRQKTIPTDTGDKTIVTVDRIGYRPCLTPVRAFYLDLAQWAIEDPGRWGRWVAPCPIGAEEINQRKAARQRKSRMDARTRERLPVLPVLVRTVDERRKNAESLLQTARRTRPGDTFTAAGQTLTRSIIARPVTDKVWVDDPLTGKRRDLGMEEDLAFWAWAAVEILRATGVRIEELTELSHHSLVQYRLPTTGELVPLLQIAPSKTDTERLLLVSPELAEVLSTIIRRVRDDTGAIPIIPAYDRRECVWLAASPWLFQRRYGVENRRICDGAIRNMLNAALAHTGLIDPADGQPLHYTPHDFRRIFITDAIMSGLPPHIAQIIAGHRDINVTLGYKAIYPDEAIQAHLAFLARRRALRPTEEYRVPTDDEWQEFLGHFERRKVSTGTCGRAFATPCIHEHACIRCPMLWPDPRQRPRLEEIRDNLTDRIAEAEREGWLGEAEGLKISLVGAEDKLAQLNRRSSAIDLGMPASAPKSQANHDHI; encoded by the coding sequence GTGCTGCACCGCGCCGCCATCATCATCGCGGCCAAGGGCGGCGCGGTTGCCGACATCACCATCGGTGACGTCCTGGAATTGATGGACACTGAGATGACCGTTCATCAACGGCCCATGGTGGACGGCACCGCCTTCTATCGGGTGCTTCGCCAGATGGGCGTCTTCGGCGCTGGAGTTCCCGACCGATTGCGGGAACTGCGCAGTGCGGGGCAGCGAACACCCGAAGAACTGATCGACCGTTACCACCTGGCCTGTCGTCCGATCCGCGACCTGCTCGTGGACTATCTGCGCGAACGCCAGCCAGCGATCGACTACAGCACCTTGCGGACCCTGTCGGCCGACCTGGCGAACCGGTTCTGGAAAGACCTGGAACGCCATCACCCTGGGATCGACAGTCTGAACCTGCCCGCCGAGGTCGCCCAGGCGTGGAAGCAACGCCTGCGCACCCGGCAAAAGACGATCCCCACGGACACGGGCGACAAGACGATCGTCACCGTCGACCGGATCGGCTATCGCCCTTGCCTGACGCCGGTCCGGGCCTTCTATCTGGATCTGGCCCAATGGGCGATCGAAGACCCCGGCCGCTGGGGCAGGTGGGTTGCTCCGTGTCCGATCGGCGCAGAGGAGATCAACCAGCGCAAGGCCGCCCGGCAGCGCAAATCGCGAATGGACGCCCGCACCCGTGAACGGCTTCCTGTCCTGCCGGTGCTCGTGCGCACCGTCGACGAGCGACGCAAGAACGCCGAATCACTGCTGCAGACAGCCCGCCGGACCCGGCCCGGGGACACCTTCACCGCAGCCGGCCAGACCCTGACCCGATCGATCATCGCGCGCCCCGTCACGGACAAGGTCTGGGTGGATGATCCACTCACCGGGAAACGTCGCGACCTGGGCATGGAGGAAGATCTGGCGTTCTGGGCATGGGCCGCGGTGGAGATCCTCAGGGCCACCGGTGTCCGCATCGAGGAGCTGACCGAACTCTCCCATCACAGCCTGGTCCAATACCGGCTGCCCACCACCGGCGAACTCGTGCCGTTGCTGCAGATCGCTCCGTCCAAGACCGATACCGAACGACTCCTGCTGGTCAGCCCGGAATTGGCCGAGGTGCTGTCCACCATCATCCGCCGCGTCCGGGACGACACCGGGGCGATCCCCATCATCCCCGCATACGACCGCCGCGAATGTGTGTGGCTGGCCGCCTCACCGTGGCTGTTCCAGCGCAGATACGGCGTCGAAAACCGCCGCATCTGTGACGGCGCCATCCGCAACATGCTCAACGCCGCTCTCGCCCACACCGGCCTGATTGATCCCGCAGACGGGCAACCACTGCACTACACCCCGCACGACTTCCGCCGGATCTTCATCACCGATGCCATCATGAGCGGGCTGCCCCCGCACATCGCGCAGATCATCGCCGGTCACCGCGACATCAACGTCACCCTCGGCTACAAGGCGATCTACCCCGACGAAGCGATCCAAGCCCACCTGGCGTTCCTGGCCCGGCGGCGGGCGCTGCGCCCCACCGAGGAATACCGCGTCCCCACTGACGATGAATGGCAAGAATTCCTCGGCCATTTCGAACGCCGAAAAGTCTCCACCGGCACCTGCGGCCGCGCGTTCGCCACCCCCTGCATCCACGAACACGCCTGCATCCGCTGCCCGATGCTCTGGCCCGATCCAAGACAACGACCACGCCTGGAAGAGATCCGGGACAATCTCACCGACCGCATCGCAGAAGCCGAACGCGAAGGCTGGCTCGGCGAAGCCGAAGGACTCAAGATCAGCCTCGTCGGCGCCGAAGACAAACTCGCCCAACTGAATCGCCGATCATCCGCCATCGACCTCGGCATGCCAGCCAGTGCGCCGAAGAGCCAAGCGAATCATGATCATATTTAG
- a CDS encoding copper transporter, with protein MIDFRYHIASIVSIFLALTVGIVLGTSLLQEPALKTTQDLTAQLATTKEELRTQIKALERLQAENDAFIAAATPERVAELLRGERVLLMEAPDANPAEREAILDTLIQAGADYAGQVTLKDAYVDQQRLDQLGMLVNRLMPVDMPTDTAATPYEKAAMLLGAALMTNDPAQAGTLNKENPTVLDEFERAGLLSIDREPGKRATIAVMIPPEDPYEGEHAEAQASALVSLAARLDAASRGTVLAGGNTATLPGGLIAALRDKNETIKHITTVDTADTPLGRITVVYALREQLTGRAGHYGTGPGASSFPLTTPSKASTPSPHR; from the coding sequence TTGATCGATTTCCGGTATCACATCGCCTCCATCGTCTCGATCTTCCTTGCGCTGACGGTGGGCATCGTGCTCGGCACCTCACTGCTCCAGGAACCGGCACTCAAGACGACCCAGGACCTCACGGCACAGCTGGCCACGACGAAGGAGGAACTGCGCACTCAGATCAAAGCGCTGGAGCGCCTCCAAGCGGAGAATGACGCGTTCATCGCCGCCGCGACGCCAGAGCGAGTAGCCGAGTTGCTCAGGGGTGAGCGGGTCCTACTCATGGAGGCGCCGGATGCGAACCCCGCCGAGCGCGAGGCGATCCTGGACACGCTCATACAGGCCGGCGCCGACTACGCCGGCCAGGTCACGCTCAAGGACGCGTACGTTGACCAACAGCGTCTCGACCAGCTCGGCATGCTGGTCAACAGACTCATGCCGGTCGACATGCCCACCGATACCGCAGCCACCCCCTATGAGAAGGCTGCCATGCTGCTCGGCGCCGCGCTCATGACCAACGACCCCGCTCAAGCGGGAACTCTCAACAAGGAAAACCCCACAGTGCTCGACGAGTTCGAGCGGGCTGGACTGCTCAGCATCGACCGGGAGCCGGGCAAACGCGCGACGATCGCCGTCATGATCCCTCCCGAGGATCCGTACGAAGGCGAGCACGCCGAGGCGCAGGCCAGCGCACTCGTCTCGCTGGCAGCCAGGCTCGACGCAGCGAGCCGAGGCACCGTACTCGCTGGCGGCAACACCGCCACCCTCCCTGGCGGCCTCATCGCTGCCTTGCGCGACAAGAACGAGACCATCAAGCACATCACTACCGTCGACACCGCCGATACCCCGTTGGGGCGTATCACGGTCGTCTACGCCCTGCGAGAGCAGCTGACCGGACGGGCCGGCCATTACGGCACGGGCCCCGGAGCTTCGTCATTCCCGCTCACGACGCCCTCGAAGGCATCGACCCCATCGCCTCACCGGTAA
- a CDS encoding helix-turn-helix domain-containing protein, whose translation MITVEVDAAEVERRLRAGEITCPSCAGVLTGWGFGRRRRLRSMGEALIEIRPRRTRCGSCARTHVLLPVTGLLRRADGVEVIGAALEAKARGTGHRRIAADLGRPPSTVRGWLRRFAASAGRVRAAFTTVLVRVAGSTQLVLPAAAPTAFADAVAAVVALSMAVGRRFAKGFFVNALSPWLVACAATGGRLLAPPGRGELINTSALLGAMM comes from the coding sequence TTGATCACGGTAGAGGTCGACGCGGCTGAGGTCGAGCGGCGATTACGAGCAGGTGAGATCACGTGCCCGTCGTGCGCTGGCGTGCTGACCGGGTGGGGCTTCGGGCGTCGGCGCCGGCTGCGGAGTATGGGCGAGGCGCTGATCGAGATCAGGCCGCGGCGGACGCGATGCGGCTCGTGCGCGCGGACGCACGTGTTGCTGCCGGTCACGGGGTTGCTGCGGCGAGCTGACGGGGTCGAGGTGATCGGGGCCGCATTGGAGGCGAAGGCCCGTGGCACAGGGCATCGCCGGATCGCCGCCGACCTGGGCCGTCCGCCGTCGACGGTTCGAGGCTGGCTGCGACGCTTCGCCGCGTCGGCCGGGCGGGTGCGGGCCGCCTTCACCACGGTGCTGGTGCGGGTGGCGGGCAGCACGCAACTGGTCCTTCCCGCGGCGGCGCCGACCGCGTTCGCCGACGCGGTGGCCGCCGTCGTCGCCTTGTCCATGGCCGTGGGGCGGCGCTTCGCCAAGGGCTTCTTCGTCAACGCGTTGTCCCCATGGCTGGTGGCCTGCGCGGCGACCGGCGGCCGTCTGCTGGCGCCGCCCGGGCGAGGCGAGTTGATCAACACGAGTGCGCTCTTGGGAGCGATGATGTGA
- a CDS encoding DDE-type integrase/transposase/recombinase — MSKADEEARRRAERAQKVGLWRYQLIREAADPELTTRQRGRLVRALADSTREGPFGEPMLVSRGTIDRWIRDWREGGFEALVPHPRNVTPRTPEQVLNLAAALKREKPERTAAQIVRILRSTSGWSPSARTLIRHFDRLELNTRPDGQAPRAFGRFEADHPNDLWTGDALHGPKIAGRKTFLFAFIDDHSRLVVGHRWGYFEDTVRLAAALRPALAARGVPQMIYFDNGSAMVDAAVKRAAARLGIKIAHSAPGRPEGRGKIERWFGEVRRQFLVEIAGDGETSGTKVTSLTELNRLFTAWVETAYHRRIHSETGQTPLQRWMAGCADAPFPTPTPAALTEAFKWSERRQVRKTSTVQLFSNFYEVDASLIGRTVELVFDPFDLNMVEVRWNGRPQGMAIPQAITRNAHPKAKPEMPAAPEPASTGIDYLRLLETSHDQQVATGINYAALIDPAQQASDQGSGHDVDEEHPGDDAQ, encoded by the coding sequence GTGTCGAAGGCCGATGAGGAAGCGCGTCGGCGAGCCGAGCGCGCCCAGAAGGTGGGGCTGTGGCGATATCAGCTCATCCGGGAGGCCGCTGATCCGGAGCTGACGACCAGGCAGCGGGGCCGGCTGGTGCGGGCGCTGGCCGACAGCACGCGCGAGGGCCCGTTCGGGGAGCCGATGCTGGTGTCGCGGGGGACGATCGATCGGTGGATCCGCGATTGGCGGGAGGGCGGGTTCGAGGCGCTGGTCCCGCATCCGCGTAACGTGACGCCGCGCACGCCGGAGCAGGTGCTGAACCTGGCGGCGGCGTTGAAGCGGGAGAAGCCGGAGCGGACCGCGGCGCAGATCGTGCGGATCTTGCGGTCCACCTCGGGCTGGTCGCCGTCGGCGCGGACGCTGATCCGGCACTTCGACCGGCTCGAGCTCAACACCCGCCCGGACGGCCAGGCCCCGCGCGCGTTCGGCCGGTTCGAGGCCGACCACCCAAATGATCTTTGGACCGGGGATGCGCTACACGGCCCCAAAATCGCAGGTCGAAAGACGTTTCTCTTCGCGTTCATCGACGACCACAGCCGCCTGGTCGTCGGTCATCGGTGGGGCTATTTCGAAGACACCGTCCGCCTGGCCGCCGCGCTTCGCCCGGCGCTCGCGGCGCGCGGCGTCCCGCAGATGATCTACTTCGATAACGGCAGCGCGATGGTCGATGCCGCGGTGAAGCGAGCCGCGGCCCGCCTCGGCATCAAGATCGCGCATTCGGCGCCGGGCCGGCCGGAAGGCCGGGGGAAGATCGAGCGGTGGTTCGGCGAGGTCAGGCGCCAGTTCCTGGTCGAGATCGCTGGTGACGGGGAGACGTCGGGGACGAAGGTCACCAGCCTGACCGAGCTGAACCGGCTGTTCACGGCCTGGGTGGAGACCGCCTATCACCGGCGGATCCACTCCGAGACCGGTCAGACACCCCTGCAGCGCTGGATGGCCGGTTGCGCGGACGCGCCGTTCCCGACCCCGACCCCGGCGGCGCTGACCGAGGCGTTCAAGTGGAGCGAACGCCGGCAGGTCCGCAAGACCAGCACGGTTCAGCTGTTCTCCAACTTCTACGAGGTCGACGCGTCCTTGATTGGCCGCACCGTTGAGCTGGTCTTCGACCCGTTTGATCTGAACATGGTGGAGGTCCGCTGGAACGGCAGGCCGCAGGGGATGGCGATCCCGCAGGCCATCACCCGCAACGCCCACCCCAAGGCCAAACCCGAGATGCCCGCGGCTCCCGAGCCGGCATCGACCGGCATCGACTACCTGCGGCTGCTGGAGACCAGCCACGACCAGCAGGTGGCCACCGGCATCAACTACGCCGCCCTGATCGACCCTGCTCAGCAGGCCTCTGACCAGGGCAGCGGTCACGATGTTGACGAAGAACACCCGGGCGATGACGCGCAATGA